The sequence CAGCGCGTGTTCGCAACTGCTGGCGCACTCCAGCGGCCGGTACTTCTGGCTTGGCAACATCAGCGAAGAGAATCCGCAGGGCAACCTGCCGCGCTACCCTATGGTGTTCGGCGAGGTCGATCCGCGGTCGATGCGGCTGGTGCGCGAGAGCGTAACCGTGGTCGACGACCGCATGCCGGACGAGCATCCTCGGACGATGCTCTCAAACTTCATGGCGGAGGAGGATCGCGAGAGCGGCGAGATTTTGCTCTACATGTCGCGCCCATTCACGCGTTCGGAGAAGGACTGGACCTCCGACGCCTACCTATACCGCATTGAGATCTGACGCGTCACGGAACGCCGCCGATACGCGATTCAATTCCCGTTTCACCGGCCCGGCCGTGGGTTTATACTTCCGGGAGGGGACTTTGCGCCGCCGGTGGGAGGACGATCATGGAACTGACCTGGAAGAAGTGGTTTGTTTTTCTGCTGATTGCCGCCGTCGCCCTGATCGGGGCCCAGTTTTACGCTGAGAGCCGGCTGGTCCGGCTGATCTACGGCCCGCCGCATCCGCTCGTCGAGATGGAAGGGATCTCGGGTTTCCGGGAGGCGGTGCGGCGCGGGCAGCTCGACGAGTACGTGCCGCTGGCTCTGATCGACCGCGTCCAGGCCCCCTGGCCGGACCTCGAGGTGTTCGGCGAGGCGGGCCTTGGCGAGTTCGACCCGGATCGGCCGGCGACTCAGGACGCTGAGACGATCATGGGC comes from Phycisphaerae bacterium and encodes:
- a CDS encoding exo-alpha-sialidase; this translates as RVAIDPARSTRGAIEPTLAEMPDGRILMVLRGSNDVKPELPGYKWCSVSQDGGRSWSPAEPWTYTDGGNFFSPSACSQLLAHSSGRYFWLGNISEENPQGNLPRYPMVFGEVDPRSMRLVRESVTVVDDRMPDEHPRTMLSNFMAEEDRESGEILLYMSRPFTRSEKDWTSDAYLYRIEI